The following DNA comes from Phycisphaerae bacterium.
CTTTCCTTCGACCCGTCCGACGCCGATCGTCGCCGAGCCGGCGCCGGGCAAGAGCTCGATCTACTGCCTGTGGCCCCAGCCGCCGTGGCTCCAGGACAAGCCGTCCGGCGATGCGGACTACTACGCCTCCATGTACCCGATGAAGGACTACGCCGTCTTCCAGGACCTCGTGCGGTACGTGGTCAAGCAGAACCCGCACCAGATGGAATACGTCGAGGTGGCCAACGAGCCGGATTTCTGGAAGGGCCCGCTGGAGGGTCTGGTCCGCTATCATCGCGAGATGGCGGAGGCGGTCAAGTCGGTCAGCCCGGAGACCAAGGTGATCGGCCCGTGTCCGTGCACGATCAAGATCGAGTTCCTCGACATGCTCCACAAGCTGGGCATCTTCGATTTCCTCGATGGGTTGGTGGTGCACGCGTACGTGCGGGCGACGGCGCCGGAGGGGGAGTTCATCGAACTGGTGCGCAAGCTCAAGGCGTACATGGCGTCGATCGGCAAGGGCGAGATGCCGATCTACATCACCGAGTACGGCTGGACCGTTCCGCCGGGTGACTGGCAGCAGCCGGTCGATCCGCTGACCCAGGCGCGATACGTCAGCCGTTCGCTGATCCTGCTCGTTGCCGAGGAGATCGACTCGATCATCTACTTCAACCTCCGCTGGGCCGACCCGCGCGGGCCGGCGGGCTATGGCCTGCTGAACTGGGAATCTACGCCGCGGCCCGGCTACGCCGCTTACGCCAACACGGCACGATGCCTGACTGGCGTCGAAGGGCCCGGCCGCGTCTTGCAGGTGACGCCGACCGCGTACCTGGCCCTGTTCAAGAAGGGCGGCGGCACGGTGGCGGCGGCGTGGGACGTCGCCGCCGAAGCGAGGCTGTTCCTGCCCGGTTTGCCGTCATACATCCGCGATATGACGGGTCGGCCGGTGCGGGTGAACGAGAACTACGAGGTGCCGATCGGCCCCAGTCCGATCTTCGCTGAGATTCCCGACCTGAACCTGCGTGAGATGCAGGTATGGGAGCCGGTCGAGGCCCAGCAGGGGTCGACGCTTCAACTTCGCTGGGAGCCGTTCTGGTGTCCTTCGCCGCTGCAGGCCGGCGGGCGGGTGGTGCAGATTCCGCCGGGCACGCCGTGCGGCGAGTATCTGCTGATCGGTGAGGACGAAAGCGGCTGGATGGGCCAGAAGGTCGTGGTGACCGCGCCACTGGAGATCGGGCAGGTGGAACTGACCTGGCCGCTGGATCAGCCGACGCCGCAGCTCCAGGGTGTGGTACGCTCCTATGCGGGTTCCGACGATCAGCCGTTACCGTACCGCGCGATCGTCGATCTTGAAGCCCTGCCCAATGGCCAGGCGGGTCTGGATCTGATCGCCCGCGGGCGGGGCGAACAGACGTTCGGCTTGCCGCTCTCCGCGATCCGGTTCGGCCGGCGCTATCGCGGAACGCTGATGCTCAACGTGCCGACCATGCCGCGGTTCGAGCCAAAACAGGCGCTCGATCTCACGTGCGTGCCCTGTCGGCCCTTGACCGGCGCTATCAGTGAACTGGAGGCGATGGATATCTCCGAGTGGGGTCCGTTCACCGGGTCGGCCATGGAGCCGCGCGCGGTGGCCCCGGAGGATTGCTCAGCCACCCTTCGCGCCGGTTACGACGCAGCCGGCCTCCGTTTCCTGATCGAGGTCCGCGACAACTTCCACCAGCAGAAGATGATCCCGGTCGAGATGTGGCAGGAGGATTCGGTGCAGATCGCGCTCGACCTCGACGCCGATCAGCCGTGGCGGCCCAACGAGGGCGGTTTCGACGGGCACAAACGGATCTTCGAATATGGGGTTGCTCTCGGCCCGGACGGTCCGATGACCTGGCGGTGGATTTCCCACGCGGAGGGCCTGCCGGGCGGTGCCGCCGAGCCCCGAGTGCAAGCACGGATCACCCGCGAAGGCGACCGCACCGTGTACGACCTGACCCTGCCGTGGCCGGTCCTGGCGATGGACGGCCCCCCAGCCGCGGGCTCGAAGATCGGATTGGCCCTGGTGGTCAACGACGTGGACCAGACCCCCGACGACCGCAGCGGCCTGGCCCTCTTTGGCGGCATCGTCGACCGCAAAGACCCGACCGCCTTCGGCACGATGTGGGTTCGCTGAGCACGCTGTCCCAATCGCGTGCAACTGCTGTGGTGTGGCACTGGTCAACTGTCAGTACGGCTTGGTAAAGGGGACATTCTACTTTTTCCGAGCGGGCCCGGCGTCGTTGGAAACGCCGGAGATGGGAAAAGTAGAATGTCCCCTTTTCGGGTGGTCTTGACCTGCGGCGGTGGGGGGGTTATGCTTCTAATGACCAGCCGATGGGGATTCATCTTGAAAAAGTAAGGGGGTGTGGCCATGCCTGTACGGAAGCTGAAGGAGTTTCTTGACGAGCACGACGTGCGCTACGTGTCGGTGAGCCATTCGCCGGCCTACACGGCTCAGGAGATCGCCGCTTCGGCCCACATTCCCGGCAGGGAAGTGGCCAAGACGGTGATGGTCAAGATTGACGGTCAGTTGGCCATGGTGGTGTTGCCAGCCACTCGACAGGTCGACTTCTCGCTCCTGAAGGACGTGACCGGGGCTCAGAATGTGGAACTAGCCGACGAGCAGGAGTTCAAAGACGCCTTTCCCCAGTGCGAACCCGGGGCGATGCCGCCGTTCGGGAATCTCTGGGACGTGAAGGTGTTCGTGATGGACGACCTGGCGGAGGACGAGGAGATCTCGTTCAACGCCGGGTCGCACACCGAGTTGATCCGCATACGCTACGACGACTTCGAGCGCCTGGTCAACCCGGTGGTTCTGGCCACGGTCAAATAGCGCCGCCGTCCCGGTTCATCCGACGTGCGCGATCAGAGCACGTCCGCCTTGATCATGTTGGTGGTGCCCGGTTCGTCGATCGGGATGCCGGCGACGATCACCACCTTTTCGCCCTTCTGGGCCAGTCCCGCCTTCAGGACGGCCTGCTTGGCCTCATCGATCATCCGGTCGGTGTCGTGGGCCAGTTCCATCTTGATCGGGCGGGTGCCCCAGAAAAGGATCGTCCGCAACAGCGTCTTTTCGAAAGGGCTTGCAACCGCGATGCGGGCGTGCGGGCGATACTTCGCCACCGTCGCCGCCGTCTTGCCCGACCGGGTGCAGCAGATGATCATCGACGCGCCGATGCGCAGGGCGGTGTCGCTGGCGGCGTGGCCGATGGCCTCCTGAATGTCTGCTCCCGGGATCAACGGGTTGGTCCGGAACTGCTCGACGTAGTCGATGTGTTCCTCAGCCGCGGCGGCGATTTCGGCCATGGTGCGGCACGCCTCGACCGGATACTTGCCGATCGCGGTTTCGCCCGAGAGCATGACAGCGTCGGTGCCGTCGAAGACGGCGTTGGCGATGTCGGTGGCCTCGGCCCGGGTCGGACGCGGATTGGCGATCATCGACTCGAGCATCTGGGTGGCGGTGATGTCCGGTTTGCCCACCTGTGTCGCGTAGCGGATGATCTGCTTCTGCAGGTAGGGAATTTCCTTGAGGCCGACCTCGAGGCCCAGATCGCCACGGGCCACCATCACGCCGTCGGCGGCGTCGATGATCTCTCGAAACCGCTCGGCTGCCTCCCGTTTTTCCAGTTTGACGATCACCGGGATGTCGGCTTTGCGGTCGCGGATGATCGACTTGAGCCGCTGCAGCTCTTCCGGCGTGCGGACGAACGACTGGGCCACCCAGTCCACCTCCTGGGCGATTCCGAACTCCAGGTCCGTCAGGTCCTTTTCCGTCGGCACGGTCCGGCGGAGCTTGACGCCCGGAGCGGTGATCCCTTTTTTCGACCGGAGCAGGCCGCCGGCCACCACTTCGCACTCGGCTTCGCCGCCGGCGACCTTCCGCACCCGCAACTCCAGTTCGCCGTCGGCCAAGAGGATCCGATCGTCCGGTTCGAGGCTCTCGATCAGCTCCGGTGTGTTGACCGAGACCGCCCGGCCATCGCCGGGGATGTCGCGGCTGGTGAGTGTAAACCGTTGTCTGGCCTTGAGTTCAGCCTCGTCGCCGGCGATCGTTCCGATCCGCATTTTGGGCCCCGAGAGATCCTGGAGGATGGCCACCCGTGTTCCCAGTTCGGCTGAGACCGACCGGAGGGTCGAGACGGTCCGGGCGTGGTCCTGGTGGCTGCCGTGGGAGAAGTTGAGCCGGGCCACGTTCATTCCGGCCTGGATCAGCCCCCGCATGACCTGCGGCGATTGGCTGGCCGGTCCGATGGTGCATACGATCTTCGTCCGTCGTTTCGGCATGGTGATGGTTCCTCGCATCTTTCGCTGACAACCCGCAGCCATGGCCAGTATACCCGGGTGTCAAGCGGCAGACCACCGCTTTCAGCGGGGCACTTTCGCGCCTTTCCGGACCCAGCGAATTGCTTGTGGGGCCCGAGTTTTTTCCTTTTCCCCCTCAACAAACGTCCTTGAGTGTGCTAAAATATCGGTTTCAGTGATGACTGGATCGCGGCCGTTCGACCTGGGCGGCCTGACGGCTGGAGAAACCCATGAAAGCGGAAAGACGACACGAACTGAAGCGCAGCGACCTGAGCCAACTGCTGAACGATCTGGGCAACTTCTTTCAGCAGCACGGCACTAAGGTTCTGGCGGTGGCCCTTGCCCTCGTCCTGGTGATCGGGGTGGCCTTTTACCTCTATCAAAGCCGTCAGGATTCGCAGCGGCAGGCTTGGGCCCAGCTGTTCAACATTGTGGAAGGCAACATTCAGGCCCAGCCGGAGGATCTGCAGGATCTCGCCCGTGAAACCGGCGACGAGGACCTGGCGGTGTTGGCCCTCAAGCAGTACAGCGGCAGCCTCCTGATGCAGTACA
Coding sequences within:
- the pyk gene encoding pyruvate kinase, producing the protein MPKRRTKIVCTIGPASQSPQVMRGLIQAGMNVARLNFSHGSHQDHARTVSTLRSVSAELGTRVAILQDLSGPKMRIGTIAGDEAELKARQRFTLTSRDIPGDGRAVSVNTPELIESLEPDDRILLADGELELRVRKVAGGEAECEVVAGGLLRSKKGITAPGVKLRRTVPTEKDLTDLEFGIAQEVDWVAQSFVRTPEELQRLKSIIRDRKADIPVIVKLEKREAAERFREIIDAADGVMVARGDLGLEVGLKEIPYLQKQIIRYATQVGKPDITATQMLESMIANPRPTRAEATDIANAVFDGTDAVMLSGETAIGKYPVEACRTMAEIAAAAEEHIDYVEQFRTNPLIPGADIQEAIGHAASDTALRIGASMIICCTRSGKTAATVAKYRPHARIAVASPFEKTLLRTILFWGTRPIKMELAHDTDRMIDEAKQAVLKAGLAQKGEKVVIVAGIPIDEPGTTNMIKADVL
- a CDS encoding YbaK/EbsC family protein, producing the protein MPVRKLKEFLDEHDVRYVSVSHSPAYTAQEIAASAHIPGREVAKTVMVKIDGQLAMVVLPATRQVDFSLLKDVTGAQNVELADEQEFKDAFPQCEPGAMPPFGNLWDVKVFVMDDLAEDEEISFNAGSHTELIRIRYDDFERLVNPVVLATVK